The sequence GCATCGCCTTCGGCGTCGGCACCCAGAACCGCCAGGGCAACTGGCTCGAAGTCTTCTACGCCCAGCCCCTGCTCAAGCCCTCCGAGCAGCTGGTGGCCGCCGTCGCCCCGGTGCTCGGCTACAGCGCCGGCAACCAGGCCATCGCCATCAGCAATGCCCAGGCCGCCCAGCTGGCCACCGCCCTGAAGGACATCGACGCCGCCCAGGCCGCGCTGCTGACCCGCCTGGCCGAAAGCCACAAGCCGCTGGTCGCCACCCTGCTCGCCGAAGACGCCGCGCTGACCTCCACCCCGGAGGCCTACCTCAAGCTGCACCTGCTGTCCCACCGCCTGGCCCGTCCCCATGGCCTGAACCTGACCGGCATCTTCCCGCTGCTGCCGAACGTGGCCTGGACCAGCCAGGGCGCCATCGACCTCGGCGAACTGGCCGAGCGCCAGCTGGAAGCCCGCCTGAAGGGCGAGCTGCTGGAAGTCATCTCCGTGGACAAGTTCCCGAAAATGACCGACTACGTGGTCCCGGCCGGCGTACGTATCGCCGACACCGCCCGCGTGCGCCTGGGCGCCTACGTGGGTGAAGGCACCACCGTGATGCACGAAGGCTTCATCAACTTCAACGGCGGCACCGAAGGCCCGGGCATGATCGAAGGCCGCGTCTCCGCTGGCGTCTTCGTGCGCAAGGGCTCGGACCTGGGCGGCGGCTGCTCCACCATGGGCACCCTGTCCGGCGGCGGCAACATCGTCATCTCCGTGGGCGAAGGCTGCCTGATCGGCGCCAACGCCGGCATCGGCATCCCGCTGGGCGACCGCAACATCGTCGAAGCCGGCCTGTACATCACCGCCGGCACCAAGGTGGCCCTGCTGGACGACCAGAACCAGCTGGTGAAGGTGGTCAAGGCCCGCGACCTGGCCGGCCAGGCCGACCTGCTGTTCCGCCGCAACTCGCAGAACGGCGCCGTCGAGTGCAAGACCAACAAGACCGCGATCGAGCTGAACGAAGCCCTTCACGCGCATAACTAAGCCGTTGTCCCGAGGCCCTCGCCCCGGGACCTGCTCCGACCAGGCCCGGACGCTCGTTTACACTCAGTAGACCGGGCATCCGGGCCTGTTCTTGTTTCGGCCGGCCTCATTTCCACTCTATCCGTGCTTCAGCCATGTCCCTGAAATCCCCCTGGCGTTCCGATTTCCCCGCGCTTTCGGCCCTGACGGCCGAGGGCCAGACCTACCTGGACAGCGCCGCCACCGCGCAGAAGCCCCAGGCGGTGCTGGACGCCCTGCTCGGCTACTACGCCAGTGGCGCGGCCAACGTGCACCGTGCCCAGCACCTGCCCGGCGAGCGCGCCACCCGCGCCTTCGAAGGGACCCGCACCCAGGCGGCGCACTGGCTGAACGCCGCCAGTCCGGCGGAGATCCTCTTCACCCGCGGCACCACCGAGGCCATCAACCTGCTGGCCTACGGCCTGGAGCAGCTGTTCCAGCCCGGCGACGAGCTGGTCATCAGCGCCCTGGAGCACCACGCCAACCTGCTGCCCTGGCAGCAACTGGCCCTGCGCCGACAGCTCAAGCTGGTGGTGCTGCCCCTGGACGACCGTGGCCTGATCGACCTGGTCCGGGCCCGCGAGCTGATCGGCCCACGCACCCGGCTGCTGGCGGTGAGCCAGCTGTCCAACGTGCTCGGCCGCTGGCAGCCGCTGACCGAGTTGCTGGCCCTGGCCCGCGCCCAGGGCGCCCTCACGGTGGTGGACGGGGCCCAGGGCGCCGTCCACGGCCGCCATGACGTACGGGCCATGGGCTGCGACTTCTACACCTTCTCCAGCCACAAGCTCTACGGCCCGGACGGCGTCGGCGTGCTCTACGGTCGCGGCGAAGCGCTGGCCCGGCTGCGCCACTGGCAGTTCGGTGGCGAGATGGTCCATACCGCCAGCTACCAGGCGGCCGACTTCCACGGTGCCCCGCTGGGCTTCGAGGCCGGCACCCCGGCCATCGCCTCGGTGATCGGCCTGGGGGCCGCGCTGGACTACCTGGGCAACCTGGACCAGGCGGCCGTGGCCGGCCATGAGGCCGCCCTGCACCTGAAACTGCTGGCCGGCCTCGCCGCGCGCGACGGCGTGCGCCTGCTGGGCGAGCCGGAACTGGCCCTGGCCAGCTTCCAGGTCGAAAGCGTGCACAACGCCGACCTCGCCCACCTGCTCACCGAGCAGGGCATCGCCGTGCGCGCCGGCCATCACTGCGCCATGCCGCTGATGCAGACCCTCGGTCTCTCCGGCGCCATTCGCGTTTCCCTGGGCCTGTACAACGACGGAACCGACCTGGAACGCTTCTTCGGCGCCCTGGACAAGGCCCTGGAGCTGCTGCGATGAGCCTGCCGGAAAAGGCCCGCGAGGCCCTCGAAACCTTCACCGCCGCGGGCGGCTGGGAACAACGCGCGCGCCTGCTGATGCAGTGGGGCGAACGACTGGAAGCCCTGACAGATGCCGAGCGCAGCGACGCCAACCGCGTCCACGGCTGCGAAAGCCAGGTCTGGCTGGTGGGCGAGATGCGCGATGGCCACTGGCACTTCCGCGCCGCCAGCGATGCCCGGCTGATCCGTGGCCTGCTGGCGGTGCTGCTGGCGCGGGTCGATGGCCTGCCGGCGGCGGAGCTGGCCACCCTGGACCTGGCCGACTGGTTCAACCAGTTGGGCCTGGCCCGCCAGTTGTCGCCGTCGCGCAGCAACGGCCTGAACGCCGTGCTGAAGAAGATGGCCGAGCTGGCGACGTAGGTTGGCGCCGAGGAGCGAGGCCCAACGACGGGATGTTGGGCTTCGCTCCGCTCTGCCACAACCTACGGTTCCGCAGGAGCGAATTCATTCGCGAAAGGACGGCGCAGCTGTCCCTAGCCGGCCTGCCGCTCCGACGGCCGCCGCGCCCCGGCCACCAACTTATCCACAATGCGTGCCGCCGCCACCATGCCGAAGGTGGCGGTGACCATCATCACCGCGCCGAAACCGCCGGCGCAGTCCAGCTTCACCCCTTCGCCGACGAAGCTCTTCTGCTGGCACACCGAACCGTCCGGCTTGGGATAGCGAAGCTGCTCGGTGGAGAACACGCAGGGCACGCTGTAGGTACGCCCCGGGGTGCGGGAGAAGTTGTAGTCGCGACGCAGGGTGGAGCGCACCTTGGCCGCCAACGGGTCATTGAAGGTCTTGTTGAGGTCGGCGACCTGGATCTGCGCCGGGTCCACCTGGCCGCCGGCACCGCCGGTGGTGACGATCTGGATCTTGCGCCGCTTGCACCAGGCGATCAGTGCCGCCTTGGCCGCGACGCTGTCGATGCAGTCGATCACCGCATCCAGTTCGGGGGTGATGTACTCGGCCATGGTCTCGCGGGTGACGAAGTCGGCCACCTCATGCACCACGCAGGCCGGGTTGATGGCACGCAGGCGCTCGCCCATCACCGCCACCTTGGCCTTGCCCACGGCACCTTCGATGGCATGCACCTGGCGGTTGGTGTTGGTGACGCAGACGTCGTCCAGGTCGAACAGGGAGATTTCCCCGACCCCGGAGCGCGCCAGGGCCTCGGCCGTCCAGGAACCCACGCCGCCGATGCCGACCACCGCCACATGGGCCGCCTGCAACCGGGCGAGCCCTTCCAGGCCATAAAGCCGGGCAATGCCGCCGAAACGCTCGTCTGTACTCATATTCACTCCCATCGCCAACCTTCGGGCGGGCGCGCATTATAGGAAGCGCTATCCCTCGGCCCAAGTCCATTGCCGCTGAATGGTGCCCCATAGATTCGGCCAGGGTCCGCCAGCGCTATAGTCGGCCGATAACGACAAGGGAACCGCCCATGCGCAACTTCACCTTCTACAACCCCACCCGCATCCATTTCGGCGAAGGCCAGATCGCCAAGCTGGCGCGAGATGTGCCGGCCGGCAGCCGGGTGCTGGTGACCCATGGTGGCGGCAGTATCTTCCAGAACGGGGTCTGGCAACAGGTGGAGGAAGCCCTGGTCGGCCACCAGGTGACGCGCTTCGGCGGCATCGAGGCCAACCCGCAGTTCGACACCCTGGTCAAGGCCACGGACCTGGCCCGCGCCGAGCAATGCGACTTCATCGTCGCGGTCGGCGGCGGGTCGGTGATCGACGGCAGCAAGTTCATCGCCGCCGCCGCCCGCCACGACGGCGACCCGATGGAGCTGCTCAGCGGCAAACGCATCACCGCCGCCCTGCCGCTGGGTTGCGTCCTGACCCTGGCCGCCACCGGTTCCGAGAGCAACCCCCACGGCGTGGTCACCCATGTGGCCCGCCAGGAGAAGCTCTCGTTCTCCAGCGCCCTGCTCTATCCACGCTTCGCCATCCTCGACCCGCGCACCACCTTCAGCCTGCCGCCCAGGCAGATCGGCAACGGCGTGGTGGACGCCTTCGTCCACACCATCGAGCAATACCTGACCTACCCGGCCGACGCGCCCCTGCAGGACCGCTATGCCGAGGGCCTGCTGCTGACCCTGATCGAGGAAGGCCCCAAGGCGCTGGCCAACCCCGAGGACTATGCCGTGCGCGCCAACCTGATGTGGTGCGCCACCCAGGCGCTGAACGGCCTGCTCGGCTGTGGCGTGCCCCAGGACTGGTCCACCCACATGATCGGCCACGAACTCACCGCCATCTATCACATCGACCACGCGCAGACCCTGGCGGTCGTGCTGCCCGCCCTGCTCGCCGAGCGGCGCGTGGCCAAGCGCGACAAGCTGCTGCAGTACGCCACCCGCGTCTGGGGCCTGAAGGAAGGCGACGAAGAACATCGCATCGACGCCGCCATCCAGGCCACCCGCGACTTCTTCAAGCGCATGGGCGTGCCCACCCGCCTGCGGGAACACGGCCTGGACGCCGACGTCATCCCCCAGGTACTGGCCCAACTGGCGCGCCACGGCATGACCGCCCTGGGCGAACGGCGCGACCTCGACCTGGAGGCGAGCGAGCGCATTCTCCTAAGGGCCCTCTGAGGCTGATCCAGGTCAAGTCATCGCGACTTTTCGCCGCAATCGCCGAACTTCTGCCCCTCCTGGCAAACAAAACTACTGGCGCGGGCGGCCATCCGGCTGTCCCGGCTGGTCGCAATCTGTACAGCTGTTGGGCGCCGGAGTAGCATTCGCGCCGTCCAGCAAACCGCTGGCCCTACCTTAGTTCCATGCTTCGGAACCCTTGACCTCTATGCCATCGCGTAAATTTGGACTCAATCTGGTGGTCTTCGTGGCAGTTGCCGCGTTGTTCACCGGTATCTGGGCGCTGTACAACCGCCCGGTCACCGCGCCGGACTGGCCGGAACAGATCTCCGGTTATTCCTTCTCGCCGTTCCGCGCGGACCAGAATCCCCAGCAGAATCGCTACCCCACCGACGAACAGATCCGCCAGGACCTCGAGCTGCTGAGCAAGCAGACCGACAACATCCGTACCTATTCGGTAGACGGCACCCTGGCCGACATCCCCCGCCTGGCCGAGGAATTCGGCCTGCGGGTGACCCTCGGCGTGTGGATCAGCCCCGACGAGGAGCGCAACGAGCGCGAGATCGCCAAGGCCATCGAAATCGCCAACGCCTCACGCAGTGTGGTCCGCGTGGTGGTGGGCAACGAAGCCCTGTTCCGTCGCGAGATCAGCCGCAAGGACCTGATGGTCTACCTCGACCGCGTCCGCTCCGCGGTGAAGGTCCCGGTGACCACCTCCGAGCAGTGGCACATCTGGCTGAAGTACCCGGAGCTGGCCAAGCACGTCGACCTGGTGGCCGCCCACGTGCTGCCGTACTGGGAATTCGTGCCCATGGAAGACTCCACCGACTTCGTCCTGGAGCGCGCCAAGGACCTGAAGAAGGCCTTCCCGAAGAAGCCCCTGCTGCTGTCCGAGGTGGGCTGGCCGAGCAATGGCCGCATGCGCGGCGGTGCCGACGCCTCCCAGGCCGACCAGGCCATCTACCTGCGTACCCTGGTCAACGCCCTCAACGCCAAAGGCTACAACTACTTCGTGATCGAGGCCTTCGACCAGCCGTGGAAGGCCAGTGACGAAGGTTCGGTGGGCGCCTACTGGGGCGTCTACAACCTCGACCGCCAGCCCAAGTTCGCCTTCGAGGGCCCGGTGATCGCCATCCCGCAATGGCGCATCCTGGCCGTGGCCTCGGTGGTCATGGCCCTGCTGGCCCTGGCCCTGATGCTGATCGACGGCAGCGCCCTGCGCCAGCGCGGCCGCACCTTCCTGACCTTCGTCGCCTTCGCTGGCGGCTCCGTCCTGGTGTGGATCGCCTACGACTACAGCCAGCAGTACAGCACCTGGTTCAGCCTGACCGTGGGCATGCTATTGGGCATAGGTGCCCTCGGCGTGTTCATCGTGCTGCTGACCGAGGCCCACGAACTGGCCGAGGCGGTCTGGGTGCGCAAGCGCCGCCGTCCGTTCCTGCCGGTGCTGGCCGACACCGCCTACCGGCCCAAGGTGTCGGTACACGTGCCCTGCTACAACGAGCCGCCGGAGATGGTCAAACAGACCCTCGACGCCCTGGCCAACCTCGACTATCCGGACTACGAAGTCCTGATCATCGACAACAACACCAAGGACCCGGCCGTCTGGGAACCGGTGCGCGACTACTGCGAACAGCTGGGCCCGCGCTTCAAGTTCTTCCACGTCGCCCCGCTGGAAGGCTTCAAAGGCGGCGCGCTCAACTACATACTGCCGTACACCGCGCCGGACGCCGAAGTGATCGCGGTGATCGACTCCGACTACTGCGTCGACCGCAACTGGCTCAAATACATGGTTCCGCACTTCGCCGACCCGGACATCGCCGTGGTGCAGTCGCCGCAGGACTACCGCGACGGCAACGAGAACACCTTCAAGCGGCTCTGCTACGCCGAGTACAAGGGCTTCTTCCACATCGGCATGATCACCCGCAACGACCGCAACGCCATCATCCAGCACGGCACCATGACCATGATCCGGCGCAACGTGATGGACGAGCTGAAGTGGGCCGACTGGACCATCTGCGAAGACGCCGAACTCGGCCTGCGCGTGTTCAAGAGCGGCTACGCCGCGGCCTACGCGCACCAGAGCTTCGGCCGCGGGCTGATGCCGGACACCTTCATCGACTACAAGAAGCAGCGCTTCCGCTGGGCCTACGGCGCCATCCAGATCATGAAGGGCCACGCCCGCAGCCTGTTCCTGGGCAAGGACTCCAAGCTCAAGCAGGGCCAGCGTTACCACTTCATCGCCGGCTGGCTGCCCTGGGTGGCCGACGGCCTGAACATCTTCTTCACCGCCGGCGCCCTGCTCTGGTCGGCGGCGATGATCATCGTGCCGCAACGGGTCGACCCGCCGCTGCTGATCTTCGCCATTCCGCCGCTGGCGCTGTTCTTCTTCAAGGTGGGCAAGATCGTGTTCCTCTACCAGCGCGCGGTGGGGGTCAACCTGAAGGACGCCTTCTGTGCTGCGGTGGCGGGCCTCGCGCTCTCGCACACCATCGCCAAGGCGGTGCTCTACGGCTTCTTCACCAAGAGCATTCCGTTCTTCCGCACGCCGAAGATGCGCAGTAACCATGGCCTGCTGATGGCCCTGGCCGAGGCCCGCGAAGAGGTCTTCATCATGCTCCTGCTGTGGGGCGCGGCCATCGGTATCGCCGTGGTCCAGGGCATGCCCAGTCCGGACGTGAAGTTCTGGGTGGCCATGCTGCTGGTGCAGTCCCTGCCGTACCTGGCGGCGCTGATCATGGCGCTGCTCTCCTCCCTGCCCAAAGGGCAGGAGGAGCAGGACGAGGAAGTCGCCACCGCCTGATTGGTGCGCGAAAGCCTTAAACGGCGGCCCTTGGCCGCCGTTCTTGTTTTAAGATATCCGCCTTTTCACCCCTCAGTTGCCGCGCTGCTTCCCGGAGCCTTTCATGTCTGCCCTGTCCCCCACCCTCGAACTCGCCTGCGAGCTTATCCGCCGCCCGTCCGTCACCCCGGTCGACGAAGGCTGCCAGGACCTGATGATGCGCCGGCTGGAAGCCGTGGGCTTCCGCATCGAGCGCATGCGCATCGAGGACGTGGAGAACTTCTGGGCCATTCGTGGCAACGAGGGTCCGGTGCTCTGCTTCGCCGGCCATACCGACGTGGTTCCCACCGGCCCGGTTCAGGCCTGGCAGCACCAGCCCTTCGATGCACTGATCGACGACCAGGGCATGCTCTGCGGCCGTGGCGCGGCGGACATGAAGGGCAGCCTCGCGTCCATGGTCATCGCCGTGGAGCGTTTCGTCGCCGAACACCCCCAGCACAAGGGCGCCATCGCCTTCCTGATCACCAGTGACGAAGAAGGCCCGGCCCACCACGGGACCAAGGCCGTGGTCGAACGCCTGGCCGCCCGTGGCGAGCGCCTGGACTGGTGCATCGTCGGCGAGCCGTCGAGCACCTCCCTGGTGGGTGACGTGGTGAAGAACGGCCGTCGCGGCTCCCTCGGCTGCAAGCTGACCGTGCGCGGCGTGCAGGGCCACGTGGCCTACCCGCACCTGGCGAAGAACCCCATCCACCTGGCCGCGCCGGCCCTGGCGGAACTCGCCGCCGAGCATTGGGACGACGGCAACGAATTCTTCCCGCCCACCAGCTTCCAGGTGTCCAACGTCAATTCCGGCACCGGCGCCACCAACGTGATCCCCGGCGACCTGGTGGCGGTGTTCAACTTCCGCTTCTCCACCGAATCCACCGTGGAAGGCCTGCAGCGCCGCGTCGAGGCCATCCTCGACAAGCACAAGCTGGACTATCACCTGGAGTGGGCCCTGTCCGGCCTGCCCTTCCTCACCGAGCCGGGTGAGCTGCTGGACGCCGTATCGGCCAGCATCAAGGCCATCACCGGCCGCGACACCACGCCTTCCACCAGCGGTGGCACCTCCGACGGCCGCTTCATCGCCACCATGGGTACCCAGGTGGTGGAACTCGGCCCGGTCAATGCCACCATCCACCAGGTGAACGAGCGCGTGCTGGCCAGCGACCTCGACCTGCTCACCGATATCTACCAGCAGACCCTGGTTCGCCTGCTCGCCCAATGAAACTCATCTGCCCCCTCTGCCAGGGTGCCCTGAGCGCCCGCGACCAGGGCCTGGTGTGCCCGGCCAATCACAGCTTCGACCGCGCGCGCCAGGGCTACTACAACCTGCTGCCGGTGCAGCACAAGAACAGCCGCGACCCGGGCGACAACGCCACCATGGTCGAGGCCCGCCGGCGCTTCCTCGACGCCGGCCACTACGCCCCCCTGGCCAATCGCCTGGCGGCGCTTGCCGCCGAGCGCGACCCGGACCGCTGGCTGGATATCGGCTGTGGCGAGGGCTACTACACCGGCCAGTTGGCCATGGCCCTGCCAGCCACCGACGGCTATGCCCTGGATATCTCCCGGGAAGCGGTGAAACGCGCCTGCCGACGTGCTCCGCAACTGCACTGGCTGGTGGCGAGCATGGCGCGGGTACCCCTGGCCGACGCCAGCTGCCAACTGCTGGCCAGCGTCTTCAGCCCGCTGGACTGGCAGGAGGCGCTGCGCCTGCTGGCGCCCGGCGGCGGCCTGCTGCGCATGGGGCCGACCCGCGAGCACCTGATGGAGCTGCGGGAAAAACTCTATGACGAAGTCCGCGACTACGACGACGAGAAGCACCTGACCCAAATCCCCGAGGGCATGCGCGCGGTCCACAGCGAAACGCTGACCTACCGCCTGCACCTGGCCGATGCCCAGGCCCGCGCCGACCTACTGTCCATGACCCCGCACGGCTGGCGCGCCAGCGCCGAGCGCCGCGCGGCGGTCGTCGCCGAGGCCTTCGATGTGACGGTGTCCATTCGCTACGATTGGATCGAGAAGATATAGGAGTTTTCCATGCGCCAACCCGACATCGAGATCTACCTCAAGGATGCCGACCAGGAAGCCGTCACCGCCTGGCTCACCGCGGCGCTGGGCTCCTGCAGCCCCTGGCAGCAGAAGGGCCAGACCTACAAGTGCCTGGCCGGGGATGTCCCGGTCACCTGGCTGCCCAAGGCCGTGGGCAAATGGCACAGCCTCTACCTGGAGAGCGACGCCACGCCCTGGGAGGATGACCTGGGTTGCGCCCGCGCGGCCTTCGCGGCCCTCGGGGTGGAAGTCCGCTGCGCGCCGGGTGGCTGGCAGGAAGCACAGGGTGAAGAGGACGCCGACCGCTGGATCAAGGTGAACGCGCACGGCGAGGAAGAGTTCGTCTGGCGCACCGAGTGAACCATCGGAACAGCTGACCAGGAATCGCAGAAAGCAAAAGGCCCGTCAGTGACGGGCCTTTTGCATTTGAGTCTTAGACCTTGGCGACGTCTTCCGCCTGCAGGCCCTTTTGACCCTGGATCACGGAGAACTCCACCTTCTGGCCTTCCAGCAGAGAGCGATGGCCCTCGCCGCGGATAGCGCGGTAGTGAACGAATACATCAGGACCGCTTTCGCGCTGAATGAAACCATAGCCCTTGGCGTCATTGAACCACTTGACGGTTCCGACCTCACGATCAGCCATTACTGCTCTCTCCAACTCGCAATTTTGTTGTGTACCCCCTTTGGTGGGGGTTTCGACGGTACGGTAAAGACGTTCTTCTTGTTATATCCAACCCCTGCCGAGCAAGCTTGGAGCGGGTATTTCGAATGGCGTTCTTTTTATGACCGCGACCGGAGTATACGACAAGAGTTCACGCTGAAAAGCACTTTTTTATGACAGTGCAGAATGGCCGTGTGGCGCGGGCTTGACGCCCCTTTTTAGTACTTTTGAAGTACAAAATGGGGCACTGGCAAAGGCGGAATCGAACTATCTATTGTCCGATTTACCGCCTTGCCTGATTAACTTGCACTACTTCTTGGCAAGCAGGTCTTCAAGTTCCCGGGCCAGTGCATGGAACTGCGAAGGTTCGATCCGATAAGCCCAGTCCAGTCTTCCCGGCACCTGTTCTTCGGTGAGTTTTTCCTTGCTCTTGAGCACCAGCCAGGCCTGTTCGCCCTGGATATGGATCTCGCCACGCAACTCGCCGCCGTCGAAGGTCTGCAGGTTGAATTGCATGACGGGCTTGTCCTTGAACTGCACCTGTTCCAGGGGAGCGTTGTCGGCGAACAGCAGGCTCGAGAACAGCATCGCCGGGCCGTTGGCCGCCGCCTCATGGGCCAGCTGGCGCCCCTTGGGCAGTTCCTTGAGCTTGAGGTTGGGCTCCCCGAATGCGTCACGGTAGACGGTCATGCGGCTGCCGTTGGGGTAGAGCACCTCCACCTGGCGAATGCTGGCGAAGGGGATCTCGGCCACGCGGCGATCCAGCCAGTCGAGCTCGGTCGCCGGCAGCGGCATGGGCTGGTCCACCAGCCAGACCTGGTTGTCGCCATAGAGGCGCACCAGTTGGCCCTTGCCCTGCTGCGCCGGCTTGCCCACCAGCAGCTCCAGGGGCGGCTCGGCGCCGCGCTCCAGCTTGATGTGGATGCCCTGCGCCTCCGCCCCGCCCTTGTCGGCCAGGCCGACGCGGCCATGCAGCTCGGGATTGGCGGTCTTGGCCTCGACCTTGCGTGCCTCGACCAGGGCCCGTAGCAGGGTCGCCACGGGCTGGGCGGATACCGGGGAGTCGGCCTTGGCCGGCACCACCCAGCGTTCGCCCTGGCGCGCCAGGCGCAGGTCGGGCTGACCCGGGCGCCGTACCTCGATGGTGGTCACGCTGGCCAGATTGCCCTGCAATCCCGGCAGCAGGAGTTCCCGACTGGCGCTGGACGGCTGCGGCTCAGGCCGCCGGCTGTCCTGCTGGATGAACCAGGCTGCGCCCAGGCCGGCGGCCAGCAGTGCGAGGAAGATCAGGCCTTTGCGTCCCATGTTCTACTCCTCAGGCCTTGCGCCGACGGCGCCAGAACCACAGCACCAGTACGCCCAGGGTCAGCACCAGCGGTACCAGGGCGATGTTGATGAATTTCAGCTTGCGGCCCAGGTCCTCGATGCTGGAATT is a genomic window of Pseudomonas resinovorans NBRC 106553 containing:
- the dapD gene encoding 2,3,4,5-tetrahydropyridine-2,6-dicarboxylate N-succinyltransferase, translating into MSNALFSIAFGVGTQNRQGNWLEVFYAQPLLKPSEQLVAAVAPVLGYSAGNQAIAISNAQAAQLATALKDIDAAQAALLTRLAESHKPLVATLLAEDAALTSTPEAYLKLHLLSHRLARPHGLNLTGIFPLLPNVAWTSQGAIDLGELAERQLEARLKGELLEVISVDKFPKMTDYVVPAGVRIADTARVRLGAYVGEGTTVMHEGFINFNGGTEGPGMIEGRVSAGVFVRKGSDLGGGCSTMGTLSGGGNIVISVGEGCLIGANAGIGIPLGDRNIVEAGLYITAGTKVALLDDQNQLVKVVKARDLAGQADLLFRRNSQNGAVECKTNKTAIELNEALHAHN
- a CDS encoding aminotransferase class V-fold PLP-dependent enzyme — translated: MSLKSPWRSDFPALSALTAEGQTYLDSAATAQKPQAVLDALLGYYASGAANVHRAQHLPGERATRAFEGTRTQAAHWLNAASPAEILFTRGTTEAINLLAYGLEQLFQPGDELVISALEHHANLLPWQQLALRRQLKLVVLPLDDRGLIDLVRARELIGPRTRLLAVSQLSNVLGRWQPLTELLALARAQGALTVVDGAQGAVHGRHDVRAMGCDFYTFSSHKLYGPDGVGVLYGRGEALARLRHWQFGGEMVHTASYQAADFHGAPLGFEAGTPAIASVIGLGAALDYLGNLDQAAVAGHEAALHLKLLAGLAARDGVRLLGEPELALASFQVESVHNADLAHLLTEQGIAVRAGHHCAMPLMQTLGLSGAIRVSLGLYNDGTDLERFFGALDKALELLR
- a CDS encoding SufE family protein, whose product is MSLPEKAREALETFTAAGGWEQRARLLMQWGERLEALTDAERSDANRVHGCESQVWLVGEMRDGHWHFRAASDARLIRGLLAVLLARVDGLPAAELATLDLADWFNQLGLARQLSPSRSNGLNAVLKKMAELAT
- the tcdA gene encoding tRNA cyclic N6-threonylcarbamoyladenosine(37) synthase TcdA → MSTDERFGGIARLYGLEGLARLQAAHVAVVGIGGVGSWTAEALARSGVGEISLFDLDDVCVTNTNRQVHAIEGAVGKAKVAVMGERLRAINPACVVHEVADFVTRETMAEYITPELDAVIDCIDSVAAKAALIAWCKRRKIQIVTTGGAGGQVDPAQIQVADLNKTFNDPLAAKVRSTLRRDYNFSRTPGRTYSVPCVFSTEQLRYPKPDGSVCQQKSFVGEGVKLDCAGGFGAVMMVTATFGMVAAARIVDKLVAGARRPSERQAG
- a CDS encoding iron-containing alcohol dehydrogenase, translating into MRNFTFYNPTRIHFGEGQIAKLARDVPAGSRVLVTHGGGSIFQNGVWQQVEEALVGHQVTRFGGIEANPQFDTLVKATDLARAEQCDFIVAVGGGSVIDGSKFIAAAARHDGDPMELLSGKRITAALPLGCVLTLAATGSESNPHGVVTHVARQEKLSFSSALLYPRFAILDPRTTFSLPPRQIGNGVVDAFVHTIEQYLTYPADAPLQDRYAEGLLLTLIEEGPKALANPEDYAVRANLMWCATQALNGLLGCGVPQDWSTHMIGHELTAIYHIDHAQTLAVVLPALLAERRVAKRDKLLQYATRVWGLKEGDEEHRIDAAIQATRDFFKRMGVPTRLREHGLDADVIPQVLAQLARHGMTALGERRDLDLEASERILLRAL
- a CDS encoding glycosyltransferase is translated as MPSRKFGLNLVVFVAVAALFTGIWALYNRPVTAPDWPEQISGYSFSPFRADQNPQQNRYPTDEQIRQDLELLSKQTDNIRTYSVDGTLADIPRLAEEFGLRVTLGVWISPDEERNEREIAKAIEIANASRSVVRVVVGNEALFRREISRKDLMVYLDRVRSAVKVPVTTSEQWHIWLKYPELAKHVDLVAAHVLPYWEFVPMEDSTDFVLERAKDLKKAFPKKPLLLSEVGWPSNGRMRGGADASQADQAIYLRTLVNALNAKGYNYFVIEAFDQPWKASDEGSVGAYWGVYNLDRQPKFAFEGPVIAIPQWRILAVASVVMALLALALMLIDGSALRQRGRTFLTFVAFAGGSVLVWIAYDYSQQYSTWFSLTVGMLLGIGALGVFIVLLTEAHELAEAVWVRKRRRPFLPVLADTAYRPKVSVHVPCYNEPPEMVKQTLDALANLDYPDYEVLIIDNNTKDPAVWEPVRDYCEQLGPRFKFFHVAPLEGFKGGALNYILPYTAPDAEVIAVIDSDYCVDRNWLKYMVPHFADPDIAVVQSPQDYRDGNENTFKRLCYAEYKGFFHIGMITRNDRNAIIQHGTMTMIRRNVMDELKWADWTICEDAELGLRVFKSGYAAAYAHQSFGRGLMPDTFIDYKKQRFRWAYGAIQIMKGHARSLFLGKDSKLKQGQRYHFIAGWLPWVADGLNIFFTAGALLWSAAMIIVPQRVDPPLLIFAIPPLALFFFKVGKIVFLYQRAVGVNLKDAFCAAVAGLALSHTIAKAVLYGFFTKSIPFFRTPKMRSNHGLLMALAEAREEVFIMLLLWGAAIGIAVVQGMPSPDVKFWVAMLLVQSLPYLAALIMALLSSLPKGQEEQDEEVATA
- the dapE gene encoding succinyl-diaminopimelate desuccinylase gives rise to the protein MSALSPTLELACELIRRPSVTPVDEGCQDLMMRRLEAVGFRIERMRIEDVENFWAIRGNEGPVLCFAGHTDVVPTGPVQAWQHQPFDALIDDQGMLCGRGAADMKGSLASMVIAVERFVAEHPQHKGAIAFLITSDEEGPAHHGTKAVVERLAARGERLDWCIVGEPSSTSLVGDVVKNGRRGSLGCKLTVRGVQGHVAYPHLAKNPIHLAAPALAELAAEHWDDGNEFFPPTSFQVSNVNSGTGATNVIPGDLVAVFNFRFSTESTVEGLQRRVEAILDKHKLDYHLEWALSGLPFLTEPGELLDAVSASIKAITGRDTTPSTSGGTSDGRFIATMGTQVVELGPVNATIHQVNERVLASDLDLLTDIYQQTLVRLLAQ
- a CDS encoding putative RNA methyltransferase is translated as MKLICPLCQGALSARDQGLVCPANHSFDRARQGYYNLLPVQHKNSRDPGDNATMVEARRRFLDAGHYAPLANRLAALAAERDPDRWLDIGCGEGYYTGQLAMALPATDGYALDISREAVKRACRRAPQLHWLVASMARVPLADASCQLLASVFSPLDWQEALRLLAPGGGLLRMGPTREHLMELREKLYDEVRDYDDEKHLTQIPEGMRAVHSETLTYRLHLADAQARADLLSMTPHGWRASAERRAAVVAEAFDVTVSIRYDWIEKI
- a CDS encoding cold-shock protein, translating into MADREVGTVKWFNDAKGYGFIQRESGPDVFVHYRAIRGEGHRSLLEGQKVEFSVIQGQKGLQAEDVAKV
- a CDS encoding DUF4340 domain-containing protein; this encodes MGRKGLIFLALLAAGLGAAWFIQQDSRRPEPQPSSASRELLLPGLQGNLASVTTIEVRRPGQPDLRLARQGERWVVPAKADSPVSAQPVATLLRALVEARKVEAKTANPELHGRVGLADKGGAEAQGIHIKLERGAEPPLELLVGKPAQQGKGQLVRLYGDNQVWLVDQPMPLPATELDWLDRRVAEIPFASIRQVEVLYPNGSRMTVYRDAFGEPNLKLKELPKGRQLAHEAAANGPAMLFSSLLFADNAPLEQVQFKDKPVMQFNLQTFDGGELRGEIHIQGEQAWLVLKSKEKLTEEQVPGRLDWAYRIEPSQFHALARELEDLLAKK